ATCAGACGTACAGCTTTAAGCATTAAGTATTTTTTAAGAAACAACCATAAGCTGCAAAAATACCTGTACTTAGTCTTCTAGTTTGTTAAATTTAATATAAATAAAGTGCTAATTATAAAGCTCTAGTTCTTCGGTCACTTCACCCCATTTTGAAGTAAGCTCTTCAATCTTTTTCTTCTTAGCCTCGTATCTTTTAAAAAAGTCTGGCTTAGAACTGGTTTTAGCATAGTCTGCAGCAAGCTCCTGATCCATTATTTTAATTTCACGCTCCAGCTTATTCACTTCAGACTCAATATTACTAAGTTGGTTGTTAAGTGACTTTACTTTTTTTTGATCTTTATATTCTACCTTAGGAGCTGCTTCTTTTACTTTAACCTTAGGATCTTTTTTCTCTAAATCTCTTAAGTTTTCTACTGCGCGTTTCTCTAAGTAATAATCAATATCTCCTAAATATTCTTTTATCTTATGATCTTTAAATTCATAAACCGTAGAAGTTAGACCTTGTAAGAAGTCTCTATCGTGAGAAACTAATAATAATGTTCCTTGAAAGCTTTTAAGAGCTTCTTTTAAAACGTTTTTAGATTTTATATCCAGGTGGTTTGTAGGCTCATCCATCACCAAAACATTAAAGGGCTGTAACATTAATTTAGCAAGTGCTAAACGGTTACGCTCTCCTCCAGAAAGTACACGTACATATTTTTCTGCCTCCTCGCCTCTAAAGAGGAATGAACCCAGAATATCACGTACTTTACTTCTGTTTTTCTCATTTGCAGCATCAATCATCGTGTCGAGTACGGTTTTGCTTCCGTCAAGGTGATCTGCCTGGTTTTGCGCAAAATATCCTATTTGCACATTATGCCCCAGTTTTAATCTTCCTTCATATTTGATCTCATCAACAATTATTTTTGCAAGAGTTGATTTTCCCTGACCGTTTTGACCTACAAATGCCGTTTTACTGTCGCGCTCTATTAAAAGATCTATCCCTTGTAAAACATGCTTATCACCATAACTTTTCTTAATCCCCTCCGCTTCTACAACCACCTTACCCGGCACTACAGACACAGGAAAATTAAGGGTCATCACACTGTTATCATCTTCATCAACCTCAATAACATCCATACGGTTAAGCTTTTTAACTAAAGACTGTGCCATAGTTGCCTTAGAAGCTTTTGCCTTAAATTTAGATATTAGCTTTTCTGTATGTTCTATTTCCTTCTGTTGATTTTTCTGCGCAGCCATTTGTTGTTCGCGCATTTCCTGACGTAAAACTAGATATTGCGAATAGGGTTTAGGGTAATCGTATATTTTACCCAGCGAAATCTCTATCGTACGATTTGTTACATTATCTAAAAACATTTTATCGTGAGATACGATTACAACAGCCCCCTGGTAGTTGCGTAGAAAACTTTCAAGCCAAATAATAGATTCAATATCCAAGTGGTTTGTAGGCTCATCAAGTAATAAAACATCATTATTTTGAAGTAATAATTTAGCCAGCTCAATTCGCATACGCCACCCTCCAGAAAATGTATCTGTAATTTTATTAAAATCTTCTCTACTAAAACCCAGCCCCATTAAGATACGCTCTGTCTCTCCCTGATAGCTATATCCACCGTGAATTTCATATTGATGTTGAACTTCATTAAGTTCAACCATTAAGTCGTGATAATAATTACTTTCGTAATCTGTACGCTCTGCTAATTCAATATTTATCTCTTCAAGACGCGCCTCTAGCTTTTTAATAAGTTCAAAAGCTTCATAAGATTCTTCAAGAACGGTACGTCCCTCTACAAAATCTATATCCTGTTTTAAGAAACCTATCTGAATGTCTTTATCTGTAGCGATCTGGCCGGTGTCGTATTCTTGCTCACGTGAAATTATGCGTAGCATTGTAGATTTACCGGCTCCATTTTTACCCACTAATCCTACCCGATCTCCTTCACCCAGTCTAAACGTAACTTCCTCAAATAGATATTCTCCCTGAAACGAAACAGAGAGGTTGTGAATATTTAACATGCTCTAAATTTTAAGGCGCAAAGTTATTATTAAATGCCGGATTTTCGGCATTTAAAGATTATCGATTTTTGTAACTTTAGATACCTTTAATTATCTGGGAAACCAGTAAAATTACACTATGAAAAAACTTCTCCAGGGAAACCCGTTATATAGCATACTTACTGGCACTTGCCCGGTTTGTCAGCAAAAAAGTATGTATGAGAATCCAAATCCTTATATACTTACAGACACGCTCAAAATGCACGAACGTTGTTTGCATTGCAACACCAAATTTAAAATAGAACCTTCATTTTTCTACGGGGCTATGTATGTAAGTTATGGTGTAGGTATAGCGTTTGCTGTAGCAGCATTTGTAATTACTCACTTTTTTGTAGGTGCAGGTCTGGTAGCAGGTTTTATTTCTATCATTATAACTCTTCTTGTATTTGCGCCTATAATTATGCGTTTGAGTCGGAATATCTGGATTAATTTTTTCTTTAATTATGATGAAGAAAAAGCTAAAGGTACCACTAAAACTTCTTAGGGAATCTAGAAATCGAGATCTCCTCATCAAGGGGAATACCTAGTTCGAGATGCTCAAATAACACTTTAGCGAGGTAGGGTGACATCATCGTACCCCGAGTTCCTAAACCATTTAACAGAACCAATTGTTTATAATTAGGGTGAACACCTATTAGTGGTCTTCTGTCTCCCGTTGTGGGTCGTATTCCTGCTTGTTGCGCTTCAAGCGTATATTCACATGTAATCACTTTATTTAATTTCTGCAATAGCTCTTCTAAAGCTTCAGTAGTAGGGACTGAATCTTTATCTTTCCAGTTAAATGTAGCCCCTACTTTATACAAATCATCTCCTAACGGAATAATAAAAAATGAGGCTTTAAGGGCTTTTGAAAGTCGTAAATCAGGAGCTTTAATGATTAGGTACTCCCCTTTATTGCCTACCAAAGGTAATTTGTTAAAAAATGGATTTTGTTTAATACCATAGCCTTCGGCGAAAACTACTCGTCTAGCCTTGATATCTCTATAGCAAATTGAATCATCACTTTTTAAAACAAGTTCGTCGTAATTAAATTGATCAAAACTCAAAGAATCACTACTCATAAGCGAATGTGCATATGCATCTAATAGGGCAGGAATATCTATACGTGAGGTTTCTTTTACTTCTCCCAACTGTAATGGAGCTTCAATAAAAAGGGAGTTATTTTTAACCAATGATGCATTTAAAAAACGATTTAAAACAGGCTTATCTGTAGCTTCAAACCAATTATTTTGATCTTCAATTGAGGAGAATATTTTTAAAACAGGCAATTCCTTCATAAACGGAAATCCAAACTTCTCATTGAGACGCGTAAAATAGGCTTTCGCAAGGTCAAATTGCTCTTCCCCTTTATAAGGCATAGTATATCGCTTCAAAGTAACCGGATTAATAAGGCCGGCTGCAACTCTACTGGCCGCGCTATCTTTAGTATCTATTACAAAAAATGACTTGTTATGCTGCTCTAATTGATCGCAAAATGCCATCCCGGCAAGACCAAAACCCACAATAAGATAATCTACGTACTTCATAGTGTAAAAATAAGTCATAAAAAAACGCCTTTAAAAAAGGCGTTTTATAAATTTTAGTTGAGAAACATTTACTAGTAGTTCCACATATCACTTTCAAAATTACGTATTTGTTCTTTAATACGTTGAGATTCTAAAAGTTGCATCATTGCATTATCTGCTATATACTCTTTAACTTCACGATCACCCTGTATGTTATCTACCTGATAAATAACGCCATTAAATCGTCTAGAATTTAACAAGTGATCAAATGACAATGGTTGTGCAGAATTTTGAGGATTAAATACTTTAGCCTCGTGTAGAATTTCACGAGCTGTAGGATACCATACCCAAAATAAAGGAACCATAATAGGATCTTCATCATCAATGAAGTTAACATCTGGAGCTACCGGTGCAATACCTATTAAACGGTATTTTAACTCTCCCTGGCGCTTATCAAAATACCAATATCCACGTATCCAATATTGCTCAATATCTGCAGAACTAATATCACGTCTGTCTATATATTGTTCGTCTACTTCGTAACCCGCATTTATCTGCTCAATACCTAAATCTGTAGTATCTACTCGAGACATTGCAGCAGCAATATCTTTTAATTCTATCTTTTGATTAAAATAAGAATCTGCATAAATATCTAAATTACCCGCCTTAATATTCTTAACCAGAACATCGTAAAGCGACCTTCTATCTGAACCTATATTGTTTGTATCAACAGGATAATATAACGGAAAGTTTATACGCTCATCAAGATCTACGATCTCCCAGGTATTCTTACCCCAAAGCACATCTCTGCTATCTACATAACCGTATGGCAAAGGCTTATCATTATCTAACTGAATCTGCCCTTCCGTTTTTTCAAACATCTGAGCAGGCATTTTTGCGTTCAAAATATTAGTTTGCGCAAAAGAAGCAAAACCAATCATCAAACAAAAAACACTAAAAGCTTGCTTTTGGGTGATCATAATTTTTTAATTTTTAATTTGTAAGTTCAATTAGAACCGGTGCAACTTTCTTAAGTCTATAACTACTGTTACCAGAAATTTGAGCGGTAATATCAAATATTTGCACTGTAGATCCTCGCTGAGCTCTTCTCAAAACGTCTATTGCTCTTGAATCTAATCTACTACCATTTACCTGAACTGTAGGTTGACCTGGTACATTAAATTTAAAACCGGTAACACTCAAGTTTAAATCAAAGTCAAAATCCATAAGCTTAGCACCAACAGTTGATATCTCTAACGCATTACGTTGCATTTTTAGTATCCCATCTTCACCACGCAAAGTACCGGTAGGACTTGGAATATCTTTAATACGGAATTTTTTAGAGTCACTTACTTTAGAACCATCTGCCATAGTTCCAGAAACATTTATAGTCACTTCGTTTCCACTACCCGGATTCATAATATAATTACTTCCAGATTGTTTTGACAAACCAGGAGCACTCGCATTTACACTATTATCTGGTACACCAGCAAAACTAATAGTCATTGGGTTTGCAACCCCACGATAAACAACATTCATTTTATCTGCCGAAATAGTAGCTGAGTTAGGCCTGTTAATTACTGCATATTCACTATTAATAGGAATTGACTTTGGCTCACCGTCTTCTGTGTAAACTAATTCTCCTGTAATTTTTCGGGTTCCTACACTTCCTGCAGGAAAATCTAAAACTACCTGTCCCGACTGTAAGTTTTTAACTTCAGAACCATTGATGATTACCTTGTCAAAATTTAGTGAATTGTCAAAACGACCTAAAACTACTTTTCCTTTAAAGCTTTCTCCAGAGAAGAATGCAGTTTTTTCTGCAATAACGATTGCCTCATAATTACTTAAAGAAACATCTTTACTTAACTGTCCCTGTAGTAAAGAAGAGTACACTTCTGACTCAGCAGCGCGAATATCATTTTGCATTTGCGTAAAACGCGTAATCGAAGCCGCTAATGGATAGCCTTCAAAGTTATATTTTAACCAGGCAATCTCTTTACCGTCTTTGTTAGTTTGTGGCTCAACTGCAAAAGTATTTTGTACGATTTTGTTAACGTCTGAAAATTCATCACCTAGTACAGTTGCCATTTGGCTTTTATAATTTTCAATTTTAGCCAAAAACGCATCACCTTCCTTAGTATATCTATCTCCTGTAAACCAACGTTCGTCAAGAACTGCTGTTTTATCAAGATTGGCATAACTACTAGTGTCTATACCATCTGTAAGCGTATCTTTTATACTTGCTAAGTAAGCGTAGAATTCATCAGAAATCTTCTTAACATCTCGGGCTTTACCTAACAAAGGCTGATATTTTGCCGGCTGTTCTGCTGCCTTCGCTTCAAGACCCGCCATAGCTAATTGATTATCTTCAGCTAATCTAGAATTTGAATTCGTAAATTTTACGTCAAATATTTTAAACGCATTTAAAATCTCTTTATCTACATTCATTGCAATCATCGCAATAAATACCAGATACATCAGATTTATCATTTTTTGTCTTGGGGACTGTGTTCCTCCTGCCATAATGGTATGTTTTCTACTGAATTAATAGTTTTTATTAGTAATTCAGTTATCTCTTATTCATAGCAGAAAGCATTCCGCCATAAACACCATTAAGTGAAGAAAGGTTAGTCGCAAGACTCTCCATTTGCTCTTTTAATTTACCTGCATTATTTGCAACTTCATTATTAATTTCTGCCTGACGGCCAGCTGTCTCAACCTGAACTTTGTACAAACTGTTTAAAGATTCCATTTGCGCAGCAGCAAGAGCCATTTCCTGACTGTATTTTTTTGTAGAATTCATTGCTTCTGCCGTTGGCGCCATACCTTTAGCTGCACCTTCAAAGCTGCGGATGCTTGTACTTAGACTATTCATTAATTCAGAATCAATACGAGCATCTTTAAGCATCGCATCAAGTTTTTGAGAAAGTAAACCTTTCTCTTCAACAACTTCTACAGTTTTCTTAGGGCGCGCCGCAGGTGTATCTCCTGCTAATTCCGGGTAAACTAAAGACCAGTCCAAATCCTGAGTAGGTCTCTCAAATGCTGAATAACCAAATACTAAAGCTTCTACCACCATCCCCAGTGTTAGAATTTCTGAACCATATGGCCAGTGCTGAATTTTAAACAAAGCTCCTACAATAACTATAGCAGCTCCCAAACCATAAATCATGTTTGTAACGGAAAGACTTCCTTTTTTTGCCATCTTTTTCTGAGATTTAAATTTTTAATTAGGTTAAAGTGTATTCGGGGGAAAATTAATCTTAATAATATTAGCGTCTTGAAGGCCCTTTTCTCATATTAACATCTTGATCTACACCAAGATAGTCCTGCACCGTTCTAAAACCAATGTAACTACGTGCAGAATCAGCATACTCATAATCACGAGTACTCACTTGAATGATGTATGCTACATCTTTCCAAGAGCCACCTCTTACAACTTTGCGTTGGTTTTTTGAGTCGCTAACATTAGGGTTCATTGTAGAAATATACTCATAGGCATTAGGATCATAAGAAGATCCTACCCATTCAGAAACATTACCTGCCATATTATAAAGATCGTAGTCATTAGGCTCATAGGAGTCTGCCTCAACTGTATATAAAGCCTGATCTGCAGCATAATCTCCTCTTAATGGCTTAAAGTTAGCCATAAAACAACCTCTGTCATTTTTGGTATAGGGACCACCCCATGGATAAGTAGCACTTTCTAGACCACCACGGGCAGCATATTCCCATTCTGCCTCACTTGGCAAACGAAATCTATTAACTAACTCCTGACCTCTCTGTTTCTTATATGAGTTTTTATTATCTGTACGCCATTGACAAAAGGCTTTTGCTTGCTGCCAGCTAACTCCTACAACTGGGTAATCATCATATGCGCTATGCCAGAAATAATCATTATGCATAGGTTCATTATACGAATAAGCAAAATCCTTAATCCAAACTGTAGTATCAGGATAAATCTTAGTTTCTTCAGTTCTGATGAAATCTTTACGCTTACCATCTTTTTGGCGTGCGGCAGCTTCCATATCAAGATATCTATATTTGTAAACAAGTTTATTTACATCTATTGTACGTTGACCATTGTAAGATTCTTCTAAAGGAATATACATTGTATCCATTACCTCAACATAATACTCGTCAGGATAATCCATAGGATCTGTAATTAACTCTATATCCCAATTAAGTTTACGATCACTATAATCATCACTTAAGCTGTAATAATTATCATACATATACTGCTCATAGGGAGTCATATCATCTGGATCATAATCAACAAATGCAAACTCTCCTATACCATCGTTACCAGGCGTTTCTCCCAGATCATCTGCTAAAATAGCTAAACGTGCGCGTGTAACTGAGTCGCGTACCCATTTAACAAATTGACGGTATTCTGTATTGGTAATTTCAGTTTCATCCATATAAAATGAACGAACTGTTACGGTTTTAGTAGGAGCATTTTTAATGGCAGCGATATCATCATCACTTTTACCCATAATAAAAGCACCACCAGAGACTAAAGTCATCCCGTATGGCTTTTCGGGGTTCCACTTTTTCCCTTTGACTCCCACAAGTTCACCACGATCGTTACGACCACAACTAACTAATAAGCTTACAATCGCAATAAATGCAATAAACTTCTTCATAGGTAAATTAGGTTAAATCTAGATTTGAGACGGTAAACCTATCTATAAAATTGCTAAAAAACAATTTTTTGATAAAAATTACATTCAAAACTAAAAAGTTTTGTTAATTAAATTTCATTCTTACGCTTTGCTTTATACCAGCGTTCCGGTATTTCCTGGTTACAGGCATTTATATAATCGTCTTCAGTGCAAGGTAATAACGTGTTCCTTTTTAATTTATTATTAACGCCTTTCATAAATGGAATTTCTATCCACCAGCGTTCAGAGACGGTACTTTTATAGAAGCTAAGCAACTCATCATCAACAGGAACACTATAGTGTAAGAAATTTGTCTCCCTGTCTTGTAATCGTTCATTTACTCTAAAATTTACTCCTTCGATAAAATACCAAAGTAATTGAGCTATAAGTGCCGCACCTGTTTCATTATTTCTCTGCAAATTATATTCAAATACACCAAAAACACTTACGCGATCACTAATTCCTGCATACCTTGCAATTGCGCATATTTCTCTTCCATTAAAACCATTAACGTTATGAGGATGCATATAACCTAAAACTTCAGATTGAATAGAAGACAAATCTAAACTAACAATGTCTGCATCACGCATTACTGGCTCTACAGCGCTTAAATCTGAAGTTAAATTTCCTAGTCTAAAAGAATCAAAATATAACTTTTCCATCAGGTCAATTTCTTCCTGAGAGTTGTAATAGGTTTGATACCCTATATTTGAATAATTGAATAAATTATAAGGTTGATCTACAATAATTCTACCTACATATGATTTATTTGTAATTGGCAAACTACTGTTTCCTAAATCAAAATGCCCATCTACATTTACTAAATTAACCATTTGATCCAGCCCGTCAAATGCTCTGTATAGTGCATACGTAAGATCTTGACTACCGCCAAGAACTAATGGTATTATATTATTTTTTACAAGTTGAGTTATTATTTCCTTTAAAGCATAAAAAGTATCTGAAGCGCTATCTCCCGGTTCTAAATCACCCAGATCCCCTATTTTAGTATACCAGTTACCCGGAAACAGCGCATATAAAGCTTTACGAATGGCCGTAAAATCTAAACTCGAATCTATATAATCTACTGCTCCTCTACTCTCCCGAACACCAATTATTGCAATGTTTAAATTTTGCATTTCTGGTAAACCACCCTGTCGCGAGTGCACTTTAATTACGGAAGCTAAACTCTGTTCATTGAGTAAATCTGCGTGTGCAATTATCGCGTCTGAAACTGGGGACAAATTTTCAAAAGCCATTTATTTTTTCTTTTTTGCTGGTGCTTTCTTAGCTGTACTTTTCTTAGCTGCTGTTTTTTTAGCTGCCGGTTTTTTAGCGGCTTTTTTCTTAGGCCCCTGCTTCTCTAAAATTGCTTTTACCTCTTCTAAAGTTAAGGCCGCAGCATCTACTGTTTTAGGTAGTTCTATTTTAACTTTACCTTTTATAATATTAGACCTTCCCCATCTTGCCTTTTCTACACGTATTCCCTCTTCCTTAAAATCGTGTAAGACCTTATCTTTCTCTTTTTGCTTTTTATCTTCAATTAACTCAACGATATCTTTATCTGTTAAGTTATCAAAATCGTACTTTTTATTAACATTAATAAATATGCTATTCCACTTTAAGTAAGGCCCAAAACGACCCACACCTTTCTGAACAGGCTTATCTTCATACGTGTAAATAGGCGCATCTGCCTTTTGTTTTTCTTTAATATACTTAACTGCTTCATCATACTCAACTTCTAAAGGATCTATACCTTTAGGAAGTGAAACAAAAGCTTTTCCGAATTTAACGTAAGGTCCAAAACGACCATTATTAACCTCTACCGGCTCTCCTTCAAACTCCCCTAATTCACGAGGAAGTTTAAAAAGATCCATTGCCTCTTCAAAGGTTATGCTTTCTAATTGCTGATCTGGTAAGAGACCCGCAAACAGTGGTTTTTCTTCATCTTCAACAGAGCCTATTTGAACCATTGCTCCATATTTACCAAGACGTACGCTTACCGGTTTGCCAGACTTTGGATCTTTACCCAAGACACGCTCGCCTACCTCGCGATCTGCATTTTCTGCAACGTGTTTAACCTGAGGATGAAAGTCTTTATAAAAATCTTTCATCATTTTTGTCCACTCTTCGTTGCCTTCGGCAATCTCATCAAAATCCTGCTCAACTTTTGCTGTAAAATTGTAATCAAGAATATTTTCAAAATGCATTACAAGGAAGTCGTTTACTACCATTCCCACATCTGTAGGAACTAATTTTCCTTTATCTGAGCCTACCTTTTCAGACAACTTAGTAGCTTTAACAGCTCCTTTCTTTAGTGTGATTAAATCGTACTCACGCTCTACCCCTTCAACATTACCTTTCTCAATATATTTTCTATTTTGAATGGTCGTAATTGTAGGTGCATAAGTTGACGGTCTTCCTATACCTAATTCTTCTAACTTCTTTACTAATGACGCTTCAGTGTAACGATATGGAGCTCTGGTAAAACGCTCGGTAGCAGTGATCCAATGATTATCAAGCACTTCTCCTTCTTTTAATGGAGGTAGAATTCCGTTTTCTTCCTGGTCTTCATCATCTGTCCCTTCCAGATATACTTTTAAAAAACCATCAAATTTGATAACTTCTCCGTTTGCTGTGAAATTTGAAGGATGGTTTGAAGATGCAATTTGCACATTTGTACGTTCTAGCTTAGCTTCACTCATTTGTGAGGCAATTGCTCGTTTCCAGATAAGCTCGTATAATCGCGCCTGATCTCTTTCTATATTAACGGAGTGCTTACTAAAATCTGTAGGTCTAATTGCTTCGTGAGCTTCTTGAGCTCCTTTACTTTTTCCTTTATAATTGCGCTCTTTATGGTATTTAGTACCATATGCAGAGTTAATTTCGTTTCCTGCAGCCTCTTTTGCATCTTGAGAAAGATTTACACTATCTGTTCTCATATAAGTAATAAGACCCGCCTCATAAAGACGTTGCGCCATATTCATCGTTTTACTTACCGAAAAATACAACTTACGCGCTGCCTCCTGCTGTAATGTAGAAGTAGTAAACGGTGGTGCCGGAGATTTACTAGCCGGTTTAGTTGTTAATGCATCTACTTTAAATGTAGCATTAGCATTTGCTTTTAGAAATTCTTCAGCTTCCTTTTTTGTATCTAAATTTTTAGGAAGTTTCGCTTTTAAAGTACGACCGTCTGCATTAGCAAATTCAGCATCAACTCTAAAATAATCTTCAGTATTAAAAGCCTGAATTTCGCGTTCACGCTCTACAATAAGTCTTACTGATACAGATTGTACACGACCTGCAGATAAACCTCCTTTTACTTTTCGCCATAAAACCGGTGATATCTCATAACCTACCAGACGATCAAGTACACGTCTTGCTTGTTGTGCATTTACCAGATTATAGTCAATATCACGTGGATTGTCTATCGCTTTAAGAATAGCTTTTTTAGTAATTTCAGAAAAAACAATTCGTTTTGTCTTTGCTTTATCAAGATTTAATTCTTCTGCAAGATGCCAGGCTATAGCTTCCCCCTCCCGATCCTCATCACTCGCTAGCCAAACCATTTCTGCTTTATCAGCTAAGTCTCGTAGTTTTTTAACAACCGCTTTCTTATCTTTATTTACTGTATATTTTGGCGTAAAATCACCCTCAACATCTACTCCGAGTTCCTTTGTTGGCAGATCTGCAATATGACCAAAACTACTTTCTACTTTATAATCTGAACCCAGAAATTTCTCAATAGTTTTAGCCTTTGCAGGTGACTCAACAATTACAAGATTTTTTGCCATAACGCTTTTTTCAAAATTTGTCAATCAAAATAAAACTAAAAGGAGCTTAATTTAATTTTGATTTTAGAATCGCAAAAGTAGTAGAAAATTTATTATTGAGACCAGAAACCTCATTTAGACCCTAAATAGCTTTTAGCTTGTAGTATTTAATTCGCTTAAATATATAACCTACATCACTTTACTAATGAATTTAAATTTCGGTCTAATGACACTTTGTCACAAGTTGAGTTAATCGTATCTTTGCCCACTATTTTTAGGAAGCAGACCGTATTATGGAGAAAGTTATAGACGAAAATAAACAAGGAGAAACACTGGTTTTAGAACCTCAAAAAACAAATACTAAAAAGCTTTTTATTGAAAGCTACGGTTGCCAAATGAATTTTAGCGACAGTGAGATTGTTGCTTCTATACTTGCAGATCAAGGTTACAACACCACCTCAAAGCTTGAGGACGCAGATCTTGTACTTGTAAACACCTGCTCTATACGTGATAAAGCAGAGCAGACCGTACGCAAACGTCTTGAAAAATATAATGCCGTAAAGAAAATAAACCCGGCTATGAAAGTAGGCGTGCTGGGTTGTATGGCAGAACGCTTAAAAAGCAAATTTTTAGAAGAAGAGAAAATCGTAGACCTTGTTGTAGGCCCTGATGCCTACAAAGATTTACCTAACTTATTAAGCGAGGTTGAAGAAGGTCGTGATGCAATAAATGTTATTCTTTCTAAAGAAGAAACGTACGGCGACATAGCACCTGTGCGTTTACAAAGTAATGGTGTTACAGCTTTTGTGAGCATCACCAGAGGTTGTGATAATATGTGCACCTTTTGCGTAGTACCTTTTACCAGAGGACGCGAACGCAGCCGTGACCCTCAAAGTATTATTGAAGAAGTTAACGATCTTGCCTCGAGAGGCTTTAAAGAAGTCACTTTATTAGGACAAAATGTTGACAGTTTTTTATGGTATGGCGGCGGTCTTAAAAAAGATTTTGACAAAGCGAGCGAGATGGCGCAGGCAACAGCGGTTAACTTTTCTGGCTTATTAGCTCTTGTAGCAGAGGCTCAACCTAAAATGCGTATTAGATTTTCAACTTCAAATCCTCAGGATATGACGTTAGATGTTATACGTACTATGGCTAAATATGATAATATTTGCAACTATATACACCTGCCGGTGCAAAGCGGAAGTGATCGTATTTTAAAAGAAATGAATCGCCTACACACAAGGCAAGAATACTTTGACCTAATAGATAATATACGTGAAATAATGCCAGATTGTGGTATATCTCAAGATATTATTACCGGGTTTCCTACGGAAACGGAAGAAGATCATCAAGACACATTAAGCTTAATGCGTTATGTAAAATATGACTTTGGTTTTATGTTTGCCTATAGCGAGCGTCCCGGAACAATGGCAGCTCGTAAACTTGAAGATGATATCCCGTTAGAGGTAAAAAAACGACGCCTTGCCGAAGTCATCGCATTGCAATTAGAACACTCACACCACAATACTAAAAAACAGGTAGGCCGCGTCGTTGAAGTTCTTATTGAAAAAGAATCTAAGAAAAGTGACGCAGAATGGTCTGGTCGTAATTCTCAAAATACAGTAGTTGTGTTCCCAAAAGAACATTATAAAATAGGCGACTTTGTAAACGTAGAAATTCTTTCGTGCACCACTTCTACTCTTTTAGGTAAAGCTGTAGGTTATTCTTCAAACAATTAATTAATAGTTAATGGAATCAGTTCACGCTATAAAACAACGTTTTGGGATCATTGGAGATGACCCCAAACTCAATCGTGCGATTGAAAAAGCGATACAGGTAGCCCCTACAGATATTTCGGTTCTGGTTACCGGTGAAAGTGGTGTAGGTAAAGAAAGTATTCCACGCATA
The sequence above is a segment of the Leeuwenhoekiella sp. MAR_2009_132 genome. Coding sequences within it:
- the gldM gene encoding gliding motility protein GldM, producing the protein MAGGTQSPRQKMINLMYLVFIAMIAMNVDKEILNAFKIFDVKFTNSNSRLAEDNQLAMAGLEAKAAEQPAKYQPLLGKARDVKKISDEFYAYLASIKDTLTDGIDTSSYANLDKTAVLDERWFTGDRYTKEGDAFLAKIENYKSQMATVLGDEFSDVNKIVQNTFAVEPQTNKDGKEIAWLKYNFEGYPLAASITRFTQMQNDIRAAESEVYSSLLQGQLSKDVSLSNYEAIVIAEKTAFFSGESFKGKVVLGRFDNSLNFDKVIINGSEVKNLQSGQVVLDFPAGSVGTRKITGELVYTEDGEPKSIPINSEYAVINRPNSATISADKMNVVYRGVANPMTISFAGVPDNSVNASAPGLSKQSGSNYIMNPGSGNEVTINVSGTMADGSKVSDSKKFRIKDIPSPTGTLRGEDGILKMQRNALEISTVGAKLMDFDFDLNLSVTGFKFNVPGQPTVQVNGSRLDSRAIDVLRRAQRGSTVQIFDITAQISGNSSYRLKKVAPVLIELTN
- the gldL gene encoding gliding motility protein GldL — its product is MAKKGSLSVTNMIYGLGAAIVIVGALFKIQHWPYGSEILTLGMVVEALVFGYSAFERPTQDLDWSLVYPELAGDTPAARPKKTVEVVEEKGLLSQKLDAMLKDARIDSELMNSLSTSIRSFEGAAKGMAPTAEAMNSTKKYSQEMALAAAQMESLNSLYKVQVETAGRQAEINNEVANNAGKLKEQMESLATNLSSLNGVYGGMLSAMNKR
- the gldK gene encoding gliding motility lipoprotein GldK encodes the protein MKKFIAFIAIVSLLVSCGRNDRGELVGVKGKKWNPEKPYGMTLVSGGAFIMGKSDDDIAAIKNAPTKTVTVRSFYMDETEITNTEYRQFVKWVRDSVTRARLAILADDLGETPGNDGIGEFAFVDYDPDDMTPYEQYMYDNYYSLSDDYSDRKLNWDIELITDPMDYPDEYYVEVMDTMYIPLEESYNGQRTIDVNKLVYKYRYLDMEAAARQKDGKRKDFIRTEETKIYPDTTVWIKDFAYSYNEPMHNDYFWHSAYDDYPVVGVSWQQAKAFCQWRTDNKNSYKKQRGQELVNRFRLPSEAEWEYAARGGLESATYPWGGPYTKNDRGCFMANFKPLRGDYAADQALYTVEADSYEPNDYDLYNMAGNVSEWVGSSYDPNAYEYISTMNPNVSDSKNQRKVVRGGSWKDVAYIIQVSTRDYEYADSARSYIGFRTVQDYLGVDQDVNMRKGPSRR
- a CDS encoding formimidoylglutamase, which codes for MAFENLSPVSDAIIAHADLLNEQSLASVIKVHSRQGGLPEMQNLNIAIIGVRESRGAVDYIDSSLDFTAIRKALYALFPGNWYTKIGDLGDLEPGDSASDTFYALKEIITQLVKNNIIPLVLGGSQDLTYALYRAFDGLDQMVNLVNVDGHFDLGNSSLPITNKSYVGRIIVDQPYNLFNYSNIGYQTYYNSQEEIDLMEKLYFDSFRLGNLTSDLSAVEPVMRDADIVSLDLSSIQSEVLGYMHPHNVNGFNGREICAIARYAGISDRVSVFGVFEYNLQRNNETGAALIAQLLWYFIEGVNFRVNERLQDRETNFLHYSVPVDDELLSFYKSTVSERWWIEIPFMKGVNNKLKRNTLLPCTEDDYINACNQEIPERWYKAKRKNEI